The Streptomyces sp. NBC_00459 DNA segment GTCCAGGCCGTTCTTGTCCTTCACCACGCGTCAGCGTGAGGTTGGAAAAGGCTCACTGTCCGAGAACTTCAGGGCGGCTCACTGGGAGTTGGAGTGGCTCGAACGTGAACCGGCCAGCGGCGGATACGTGATCTGCCTGCTTCGATAGCCAGGACGGTTGATCTGGAGCATGATCTGGCAGTCGGGGCGCGGGGCCGCTCGTGCGGGGCCTTGTCCAGGCGGCCCGTGAGGCCCGCCCTGGCATCCGGCCGCCTACGCCGGCTGAAGCGGGCGACCGGACACGAGAGATCGGGGTTAGGACGAGTTTCCGCCCGTCAGCACCCGTTGTTCGCCCGCCGGGATCGCGCACGGTGTGCCGCCCGCGTTGGTGAGGCCTTCCGGGCTGAGGGACCAGGTCGAGATCTGGCCGCCGGAGTAGCCGCTGTGGATAGTGTTGTTGAAGAAGCGGTCGTGGTACGAGGCGCACTGCCGGGCGATCTCGTTGTCGATCGCGCACTGCGTGTCGCAGAACTCGCCGCGATAGTACGACGCCCGCCCCGCGCGCGTGATGTCGTTGTACTCAATCGAGTTGTAGTTGCTCATGTTCCGCGACTTCACCACATAGCCGCTGACGTAGGAGAACTTGTTCCGCACCACCTGGTTGTTCGAGCTGAAGTGCGTGATGTACAGGCCGTGGATGTTCCCCTCATACGGGGCGGCGTTCTCGATGTTGATGAAGTGGCTGTTCTCCACCCGGTTGTTGGACGAGTTCGTGAGGACGATGCCGCCGTAGCCGAAGGTGGAGCCGCCGCTCCACTTGCTGCCCAGGTTGCGGAACTGCATCCCAAAGAACGTGTTGTGGTTCAGGCCCTTACTGCCGCGCACCTGGAGTGGCGGGTTGTAGTTCTCGTCTTTGACGTCACGCTCGGAGTCGCCGTAGACCGAGACGCCGCCCGCTGAGTAGTACTCCACCCGCAGATAGCGGAAGTCGAGATTGCTGTCGCCGCCGCCGTACAGCGGGTCGCCGGTGTCCCTGGGCAGCCGCGGCTGCAGCCAGAAGCCGGCACAGTAATCCGTGCCGCATGTGGCGTTCTTGAAGACCGGCAGCCCGCCCGCCGGGACCCCCTGCCCCGGCACGTAGTCGATCGGCATGAACGACACCTTGTGCCCGGGCACGTAGAAGCGCCACTCGTGGAACGGCGGCGCAATGTAGGTGCCCTGCTTGATGCGCACCTCGACGTCGGTGGTCGGCTTCTGCTGCTGCAGCACCTGCTGCACCCGCGGCAGAGTGGCCACCGCGTTGCCGGAGCTTAGCCCGTCGTTGGCGTCCGAACCGCCGGCGCCCGCGGGCGCCATGTAAACCGTGAAGGCGGCCGCCTCCGCAGCGGCCGGGGCGGCCATCACCGTCGTGACCGTGCCGGCAACCAGCAGCACGGCCGCGCCGAGCCCGGCCAGAATGCCGCGGGTGATTCTGGTACGTCTCTCCCGAATACCCATGATCACCTTCCTTGTAGGGTGATGCGCAGCGTCTTCGTCTCTCCGGCCGTCCCGGTCACATCGACCGTGAAGGTCATCGGATTGAGCGAGCCGACCGTGATGCCCTTGTCGGCGGCCACCGCGACCTCGAGCCTGACCAGGGTGCCATGGCGCGTCGGATCCGCCACCGACACGGCCAGTTCACCGTCGTCGCGCCGCAGCACCACCGACCCCGCGTCGACGGGGTGCTGGCCGCGAACTTCTGGGGCGCCGGGCGCGGCCGCGGAGCTCTCCAGTTGTCGCGCTGGGCGACCGTGTAGACCAGCGGCTTGCCGACGGCATCCGCGCCCACCGCGCCGCCGACGCACATGGCAGAGCTCATCGGACGCCCAGCGAAGTCAGTTCGCCGTTCGGGGCCGCGGCCAGCGCCGGACCCGCGGTGCTGGCCGCGGCCCGCCCCCGCCCCGTCGCCAGCGACAGCACCAGGAACTCTCTGCGTGAAAGTGCCCTCACCATGCACACCCCTCCAAGGAGCCCCAGGCACTACGGCCATAGCCGAAAGTGATCCTATTCCAAGCTGACGGCGTTGACCACGAGTTGGACGGTCCTGCGCAACGACGAAGCTCCTGGTAGACGGGTTCTCGACCAAGATCACCCGTGTCCGCCAAGAGCTTCGTGTGCTTGTCCACCCGTCGTCGTTCGATCTGTCCACCCGCACTCTGCGGTTCCTGACCGGGCAACTGACAGCCAGGCGGAGGGAGATCGGCACGCGGTGGCGGCGGCTTCCCGCAGCGCGACAGGCTCTGCTGGCCCTGGCCCACCTGCGGTGCGGTGACACCTACGCACAGCTCGCGGCCGGTTTCGGCATCGGGATCGCGACCGCCTTCCGCTACATACGCGGGGCCGTCGACATCCTGGCCACCCTCGCCCCGTCCCTGGCCGAGGCGATGAAGACCATCCGGACCAAGGCGTTCGTGATCCTGGACGGCACCCTGCTGCCGATCGACCGGATCGCCGCCGACACCCCGTACTACTCCGGGAAACACAAGCGCCACGGCATGAACGTCCAGGTCCTCACTGAACCGTTCGGACGGCTGCTGTGGGCCTCGCCCGCGCTGCCCGGCTCCACTCACGACCTCACCGCCGCGCGACAGCACGGGATCATCGAAGCCCTCGCTGATGCGGGACTCAAATGCTGGGCTGACAAGGCGTATCAAGGTGCCGGCGGAACCGTCCGAGTCCCGTTTCGGGGCCGCCGTCTCAAGCGATGGAAGGGCCGCCACAACACCACCCACGCCAAGATCCGCTGCTTCGGCGAGCAGGCCATGGCCACCCTCAAGGGCTGGCGGCTCCTGCGGAAGCTCCGCTGCAGCACCAACCGCATCACCGACGTGGTGAAGGCCGTCCTCGTCCTTCACCACCACGCGTCAGCCTGAGGTTGGAAAGAGCTCACTGATGCCTTTCTGTGAGGCGGGCGGACAGTCACCCAGCTGTCGGTTCGTCGCAAGGCACTGTCTAATTGTCGGCGCTGACCATTTGTCTTCGGAGAGGTAACTGTATGCACGACACAGCCGACTTGATAGCGGAGACCTACGCCCTCGACGCCGGACCGTGGACGTTGACGCCGGTCACCCGCGGCGCATTGGGACAGATCTGGAAGTTGTCCGGGAACAGCTCCTCGTGGGCGATAAAGGAACTCCTCTTCGGTTGCGATGAAGAACAGGTCGGCCGGGAGGCCGCGTTGCGGCAGGCTGCCGAGAACCTGGGGATCGCATCGCCGCGGCTTCTCCCCAATCGCCACGGCGCACACGTCTCGCACTTACCCCGTTCCTCCGGTGGGTCCTACGTCAAGCTGTACGACTGGATTGACGGCGCCACAGCGGACGCGTCTGATCCAGACATCTTGGCCTGGTTCGGGCGGACCATGGCGCTGCTCCACAAGGCTGCGGGTGAAGGTGCGGGTGAGACGCCGAACTCCTGGTACGAGCAGTGCCCCGAGGCCGCCGACTGGAAGGACCTGCACGAGAGGATTCATCAGGCCGACCTCCCGTGGGCAGACTCGCTGGGCCGGTTCATCGCCACTTCCGCGGCAGAGCTCGCGCAATGGGTGACGCCGTCCGAAGCCGGGGATCTGGTGACATCGCATCTTGACCTGCAACCCCAGAACGTCCTGGTCGGTGTGAACGGGCCAGTCCTCCTCGACTGGGACAACGCCGGTCCCGCCTCGGCGGAACGCGAACTCGCACGCGCCGTTTACGTGTGGTCCGGTCGGAACCAGACCAACATCGATTCGGCCCGGCGATTGACGCGGGCCTATCGGAGCGCCGGTGGCCGCGCGGAGATCAGAGGCCTGCAGTCGTTTTCGATGCTTTTCGCGACGGACTTGAACTTCATTTATGTGCAGGCTAAATGCGCCATCGATCCGGCCGTGACCGCTGCGCAGCGAGAGTTCGCGGGCAACCAGGTCGTCGCTTCACTGCGCAGGCTGCCCGATCTGGCGGTCATCTCGCAGTTGGTTGCGGCTCTGGAGACGCGGGGGTAATGAACGGGCGCGGACCGTGCGCATGCCTCCTGTTCGACAGCATGTGATGGTCCGCCAGCGGGAGAATTGCGCTGACACCTGGATCGTGCTGCTCTTTCGAGATTCCTACCAGTATGTGGCCGGTCCCGTGACGACCCAGCCGGGGTCGGTGAATCTGACCCAGGAGCCCAATTCCACCTCGATCATCTGCGCGCGGTAGGTGATCTCAACGTTGACGCGGCTGCCGGTGTGACCTCGGCGGAAGTCCACGAGATCGAGTTCGCCGAGCCAGGACAGGTCCTGCTCGCATTCGTCGGCAGCAGGGCTGCTGCCACTCGCCCCGGCTTCGACGGCACTCGCTTCGACGGAAGCGGCCCACAGCAACTTGAGTACATGCCGGACCGGTTGGGGATCGATGAGCTGTTCGGCCTCAGAGATCCTCCAGGCTCGGAGGGGACTGAGCCCAACGGCACCTACGACAACTCGAACATGGGCAGTCCCCACTGATTTCTTCCAACCTCCCGCGCCATCGGCAACCCGCCTGACGCGAGCTACATCATTTCTTGAGCACGGCGCCGACGCCAAGCCGCTTGATCGAGCTGAGCGGGAAAGCCTTAATGTCCGAAACAGGACCATCGGCGCATCCAACTATTTCGCCTTCCTCTTTGTCTCACATGGCACAGATGCGCAATACGCAGGAATCTGAAGGGATGTGCTCGCCGATGAGACGCTGGGCAACGGTGCTGGCAGCGCTGGCACTGGTACTGACGGGAGCCGGCACCGCGTCGACTGCCGTTGCCGCGCCACAAGCTGCGGTTTGTGAGACGGGCTGGGGGAGTATGGCGAAGGCGGCGCCGGGATCGATGGCGATGGCCGGCTCCCTGACGGATGTCAGGACCGGACGGCACACCTGCTACGACCGGATGGTTTTCGATATTCCGGGTATGACGACGGCCGATCCGGCCCTGTACTGGGTCCAGTACGTCCCCAGTTTCGCGCATCCCCCGTCGCAGACCGGTATCCCGGTCGCGGGAGGCGCGATCATCGAGATCGAGTTCACCGCGCCGGTCGACGACTCGCAGTACCACGTCGGGCTCGCGAAGCCGCTGCCCGGGCTCGACTTCGGGGGCTACCGCACCTTCCGGGACGCGAAGTTCGGCGGCTACTACGACGGAGGGACCCACATCGGACTCGGTGTCCGGGCCACGCTGCCGTTCCGGGTGCTGGTGCTTCCCGACCGACTGGTGGTGGATGTGGCGCACACCTGGTAGCCGAGCAATCGTGTGGCCTGCCGCGGTGGACCGTCGGACTGGAGACCGGTTCGGACACCTGCCAGTGGTCTCGGGAGTCGCTCAAACGGCGGTCTTGTTCCGCTGGCGGGGCGATGCCCAGTATGAGCTAGCGCCTTCGGGACCTCCTGGGTGTGGCCGAACGTGGCAGGCCGTGCAGATGATCGAGTAGGGCCGGCCGGGACGGGGATGTGCTGGTCCTTGCCCCGGCCGCTGGCGTGACACAGGATCCGGTGCGGTGCGGTGCGGTGCGGTGCGGTGCGGTGCGGTGCGGTGCGGTGCGGTGCGGTGCGGTGCGGTGCGGTGCGGTGCGGTGCGGTGCGGTGAGTTGTGAGCGTCGGGCCGCAGCCGGCTGGTGACTTCGACAGCCAGAATCAGTCGTCCATCAGCAGCCCGTGAGAGCGGCACTTCGGCGAGCAGCCGCCACAGCGGACCAGCACGATGCATCCAGGGGAGAGTGCGGCGTAGAGCCCGGGCAGGGACGCGGCGATGTCCGCCAGCCCATCGGTGAGTTGCCCGTGGAGTCGGGGGATGGGCGCCCGAACGCCGAGGTCCGAGATCGTACGCGGGGTGCTGATGCCACCGCTCCGATGCGACAGCGGCCCGCAGGGACCGCAGTGGTGAAGGGTGTCGGTTCCACATCCCGGCAACGCCCATGAGCCGGCGTGTTGTGGGCGCCGTCGGCAACTGCGCGACAGGTGAGGTGTCGAACGCGATTCGACGACCTTCGTGATGGGAGTTGCTGCGCGAACCGTTGACGCGCAAGGGGTTCGATTCTACCTTCCCGTTCGAAGTCGTGACCGGCGTTCACAATGCCGAATGCGCTGAGTCTGCCCGAGCGTTCTGCTCGCTCCGAGTATGGCGAACACGTCCGGACAGGGTCGTCCCCCCCACACCAGGAGGATCCGCGTGAGCCGCACCTCCCGCAAGGTCGCCCGCAGAACCAACCGCAGAACCGCTCTCCTGTCCGTCCCCGCGGCGATTCTGCTCGCACTCGTCCCGAACTCGGCGTCCGCATATCCGAACCCGGGCACCGTCACCGGCTCGATCGTGGTCCACGACCCGACGATGATCCGCACATCCTCGGGCCAGTACCTGCTCTACGCCACCGGCGGCGGCATCAGCAACCGCACCTCCACCAACCGCACCGCTTTCAGCGGCGGCGCCGACGCCTTCTCCAGCAGGCCGAGCTGGTGGCGCACCTACTCCTCCGTGCCGGAGGCCTGGGCACCCGACATCTCGTACCACGGCGGCAAGTACCTGCTGTACTACTCCGTCTCGTCCTTCGGCTCGCAGAACTCGGCCATCGGCCTGGCGACATCGACGACCGGCCGACCGGGCAGCTGGACCGACCAGGGCATCGTCTACACGTCGAGTTCGTCGAACGACTACAACGCCATCGACCCGAACCTCTTCGTGAACGACGACGGCAAATGGTGGCTGTCCTTCGGCAGTTGGTGGACCGGGATCAAGTTGATCCAGATCAACCCGTCGACCGGGAAGCAACTCGCGTCGAACACCACCCGCTACTCGCTCGCCTCCCGCCCCACCGGTACCAAGGCCGTCGAGGCCCCGTACATAGTCAAACGCAACGGCTACTACTACCTGTTCGCCTCGTACGACACCTGCTGCGCGGGCGCCAGTTCCACGTACAAGGTCAAGGTCGGCCGGGCCACCGGCATCACCGGCCCGTACTACGACAGGAACGGTGTCGCCATGATGAACAACGGCGGTACGCCCGTGCTGGAGTCGCACGGCCGGTACGTCGGCCCCGGCGGGCAGTCGATCTTGAACGACGCGGACGGTGACCTGATCGTCTACCACTACTACGACGGCCAGGACAACGGCACTCCGAAGCTCGGCATCAACCTTCTGAACTGGAGCAGCGGGTGGCCCGTCGCCTACTGACGCGGGTGGCGGCCATCCTGCTGGCTCTGCCCATGGGTCAGTCCCCGGCGAGCGCCGCGTCCTCCAACACCCGGTCGAGGCACAGAAGGGCGCCGACCCCTGGATTTCGTCTCGCAACGTCAACTATCAGCCGTCGGTGCCGAGTTGGACCGCCGCACTTGGTGGGCCTTGTGTGGGGCGACGCCGCGTGGAGCAGGCGGTGCCCGCGCCGCATATGGAAGGGAGAAAGCATGTTCTTCAGACGCTCGATGTGGCAACGGCTTACAGGTCGACGGATCGTCATGCGCGCCGCGTTGACCGGTGTCGCAGCCGTCCTGTCGATCGCCCCATTGGCCGTCACGGGGGCAACAGCCTCGGCGGCGACCCCCGTTCATGTCTACATCGCGGGAGACTCGACCGCCTCCACCTATGTGTCCTCGCTGGCTCCCCGGGCCGGCTGGGGGCAGGCGCTGCCGGTGTTCCTCACCTCCAATGCCGGGGTGGTGAACGTGGCCAAGTCCGGGGCCAGTTCCAAGAGCTTCATCGATCTGGGCCGACTCGACCACATTCTGGCTCTGATCAAGCCTGGCGACTTCCTTCTCATCTCGTTCGGGCACAACGACGAGAAGATCGATGACCCAACCCGCTACACCGAGCCGTCGACAACGTACAAGCAGTATCTCTCCCAGTACATCGACCGGAGCCGGGCCAAGGGAGCCGTCCCGGTTCTGGTCACGCCAGTGGAACGTCGCAAATTCAACAGCGCGGGAGTCATTTCCCCATCCCATGGCGCTTATCCGGCGGCGATGCGCGAACTCGCCGCGGCCAAAGGCGTACCGCTGATCGACCTGACCACCTCCAGCACCGCACTGTGGAACCGCGTCGGCGTGGCGGGAACGAAGAACTACTTCATGATCCTGAACTCCGGGCAGTACCCCAACTACCCCAACGGCAGCCAGGACAACACGCACTTTCAGGCCTTCGGCGCGATCGAGGTCGCTCGCCTCGTCGCCACTGCCTTGCACAACCAGAGCGTCCTGCCGTCGGCCGATTTCCAGCGGCTGACCGACACCATCCCCACCAGCGCGATCGTGTGGCCCACGACCGCACCGTACTGACGGTCACCGGTCACCTTCTGCCGCCGGCAACTCTTCCGAAGATCGACGAAAGGGTCACACATGCACCCGCTCGCCAAACACCGGACCCTGGTGGTCGCCGGTGCCCTTGCCGTCTCACCGCTGGCACCCCTCGGGCTGACCACCCCAGCGAGCGCCGCCACCACGATCACGGTGGCGAGTGACGGCTCCGGAAACTACACCACCATCCAGGCCGCGATCGCGGCTGCCCCGTCAGGCACGATCATCAACATCAAGCCGGGCACCTACCGCGGCCAGGTGTCCATCCCGTCGAGCAAGTCCAGCATCACCCTGCAGGGGACGA contains these protein-coding regions:
- a CDS encoding transposase family protein; translated protein: MLVHPSSFDLSTRTLRFLTGQLTARRREIGTRWRRLPAARQALLALAHLRCGDTYAQLAAGFGIGIATAFRYIRGAVDILATLAPSLAEAMKTIRTKAFVILDGTLLPIDRIAADTPYYSGKHKRHGMNVQVLTEPFGRLLWASPALPGSTHDLTAARQHGIIEALADAGLKCWADKAYQGAGGTVRVPFRGRRLKRWKGRHNTTHAKIRCFGEQAMATLKGWRLLRKLRCSTNRITDVVKAVLVLHHHASA
- a CDS encoding rhamnogalacturonan acetylesterase; its protein translation is MRAALTGVAAVLSIAPLAVTGATASAATPVHVYIAGDSTASTYVSSLAPRAGWGQALPVFLTSNAGVVNVAKSGASSKSFIDLGRLDHILALIKPGDFLLISFGHNDEKIDDPTRYTEPSTTYKQYLSQYIDRSRAKGAVPVLVTPVERRKFNSAGVISPSHGAYPAAMRELAAAKGVPLIDLTTSSTALWNRVGVAGTKNYFMILNSGQYPNYPNGSQDNTHFQAFGAIEVARLVATALHNQSVLPSADFQRLTDTIPTSAIVWPTTAPY
- a CDS encoding arabinan endo-1,5-alpha-L-arabinosidase encodes the protein MSRTSRKVARRTNRRTALLSVPAAILLALVPNSASAYPNPGTVTGSIVVHDPTMIRTSSGQYLLYATGGGISNRTSTNRTAFSGGADAFSSRPSWWRTYSSVPEAWAPDISYHGGKYLLYYSVSSFGSQNSAIGLATSTTGRPGSWTDQGIVYTSSSSNDYNAIDPNLFVNDDGKWWLSFGSWWTGIKLIQINPSTGKQLASNTTRYSLASRPTGTKAVEAPYIVKRNGYYYLFASYDTCCAGASSTYKVKVGRATGITGPYYDRNGVAMMNNGGTPVLESHGRYVGPGGQSILNDADGDLIVYHYYDGQDNGTPKLGINLLNWSSGWPVAY
- a CDS encoding phosphotransferase enzyme family protein, which translates into the protein MHDTADLIAETYALDAGPWTLTPVTRGALGQIWKLSGNSSSWAIKELLFGCDEEQVGREAALRQAAENLGIASPRLLPNRHGAHVSHLPRSSGGSYVKLYDWIDGATADASDPDILAWFGRTMALLHKAAGEGAGETPNSWYEQCPEAADWKDLHERIHQADLPWADSLGRFIATSAAELAQWVTPSEAGDLVTSHLDLQPQNVLVGVNGPVLLDWDNAGPASAERELARAVYVWSGRNQTNIDSARRLTRAYRSAGGRAEIRGLQSFSMLFATDLNFIYVQAKCAIDPAVTAAQREFAGNQVVASLRRLPDLAVISQLVAALETRG
- a CDS encoding AMIN-like domain-containing (lipo)protein is translated as MRRWATVLAALALVLTGAGTASTAVAAPQAAVCETGWGSMAKAAPGSMAMAGSLTDVRTGRHTCYDRMVFDIPGMTTADPALYWVQYVPSFAHPPSQTGIPVAGGAIIEIEFTAPVDDSQYHVGLAKPLPGLDFGGYRTFRDAKFGGYYDGGTHIGLGVRATLPFRVLVLPDRLVVDVAHTW